From a region of the Candidatus Methylomirabilis limnetica genome:
- the purQ gene encoding phosphoribosylformylglycinamidine synthase subunit PurQ, with the protein MKFGIVVFPGSWSQQDFYHVIVNVLKEQACYLWHKEADLKDVDCVILPGGFAHGDYLRAGAIARLSPVMRAVTAFAEAGGFVLGSCNGFQVLTEAGLLPGALLPNDCLHYRCRWVHLRVESRQTPFTATIPLGQVMRMPISHGDGRYFIDQAGWRRLVDGDQIIFRYCDANGALAKDANPNGSLDQIAGVCNERRNVLGLMPHPERAAEPILGSEDGCLMFASILDTFTRI; encoded by the coding sequence ATGAAGTTTGGCATTGTAGTCTTCCCTGGTTCTTGGAGCCAGCAGGACTTCTACCATGTCATCGTGAACGTCCTGAAGGAGCAGGCCTGCTACCTGTGGCATAAAGAGGCTGACCTCAAAGACGTGGATTGCGTGATCCTCCCCGGAGGATTCGCCCATGGTGACTATCTGCGGGCCGGCGCTATCGCGCGACTGTCCCCCGTCATGCGAGCGGTGACGGCCTTTGCGGAAGCCGGCGGCTTTGTTCTGGGAAGCTGCAACGGATTTCAGGTCCTAACTGAGGCAGGGCTGCTCCCTGGCGCACTGCTACCTAACGACTGCTTGCACTACCGGTGCAGATGGGTCCACCTGAGGGTGGAGAGCCGGCAGACTCCCTTTACGGCTACCATACCACTCGGGCAGGTGATGCGGATGCCGATCTCTCATGGCGATGGGCGGTACTTTATCGACCAGGCGGGCTGGAGAAGGCTGGTGGATGGCGACCAGATCATCTTTCGCTATTGTGATGCGAATGGAGCGCTCGCGAAGGACGCAAACCCGAACGGGTCGCTTGACCAGATTGCCGGCGTTTGCAACGAGCGTCGCAATGTCCTTGGCTTAATGCCTCATCCGGAACGAGCCGCCGAGCCGATCCTGGGTTCTGAGGATGGTTGCCTGATGTTTGCGTCGATCCTT
- the purS gene encoding phosphoribosylformylglycinamidine synthase subunit PurS encodes MLIAKIYVTLKPDVLDAPGTTVKSALETLGFEGLADVRIGKFIVLTLNSLTKEEAAARVEEMCRRLLANPVIEDYRVEVEGAAG; translated from the coding sequence ATGCTGATCGCTAAGATCTACGTTACCTTGAAGCCGGACGTCCTCGACGCTCCTGGGACTACGGTAAAGTCGGCTCTTGAGACGCTGGGATTTGAGGGGCTGGCGGACGTACGAATCGGAAAGTTCATCGTGCTGACGCTGAATAGCCTTACGAAGGAGGAGGCGGCTGCACGGGTTGAGGAGATGTGCAGGCGGCTGCTTGCGAACCCGGTCATTGAAGACTACCGCGTCGAGGTGGAAGGGGCTGCGGGATGA